A single window of Camelus dromedarius isolate mCamDro1 chromosome 20, mCamDro1.pat, whole genome shotgun sequence DNA harbors:
- the HAS2 gene encoding hyaluronan synthase 2, whose product MHCERFLCILRIIGTTLFGVSLLLGITAAYIVGYQFIQTDNYYFSFGLYGAFLASHLIIQSLFAFLEHRKMKKSLETPIKLNKTVALCIAAYQEDPDYLRKCLQSVKRLTYPGIKVVMVIDGNSEDDLYMMDIFSEVMGRDKSATYIWKNNFHEKGPGETEESHKESSQHVTQLVLSNKSICIMQKWGGKREVMYTAFRALGRSVDYVQVCDSDTMLDPASSVEMVKVLEEDPMVGGVGGDVQILNKYDSWISFLSSVRYWMAFNIERACQSYFGCVQCISGPLGMYRNSLLHEFVEDWYNQEFMGSQCSFGDDRHLTNRVLSLGYATKYTARSKCLTETPIEYLRWLNQQTRWSKSYFREWLYNAMWFHKHHLWMTYEAVITGFFPFFLIATVIQLFYRGKIWNILLFLLTVQLVGLIKSSFASCLRGNIVMVFMSLYSVLYMSSLLPAKMFAIATINKAGWGTSGRKTIVVNFIGLIPVSVWFTILLGGVIFTIYKESKKPFSESKQTVLIVGTLLYACYWVMLLTLYVVLINKCGRRKKGQQYDMVLDV is encoded by the exons ATGCATTGTGAGAGGTTTCTATGTATCCTGAGAATCATTGGAACCACACTTTTTGGAGTGTCTCTCCTCCTTGGAATCACAGCTGCTTATATTGTTGGCTACCAATTTATCCAAACAGataattattatttctcttttggaCTGTATGGTGCCTTTTTAGCATCACACCTCATCATCCAAAGCCTGTTTGCCTTTCTGGAGCACCGAAAAATGAAAAAATCTCTAGAAACCCCCATTAAGTTGAACAAAACTGTTGCTCTTTGCATTGCTGCCTATCAAGAAGATCCAGACTACTTACGGAAATGTTTGCAATCTGTGAAAAGGCTAACGTACCCTGGAATTAAAGTCGTCATGGTCATAGACGGGAACTCGGAAGATGACCTGTACATGATGGACATCTTCAGTGAAGTCATGGGCAGGGACAAATCAGCCACTTACATCTGGAAGAACAACTTCCACGAGAAGGGTCCTGGTGAGACGGAGGAGTCACATAAAGAAAGCTCACAGCATGTCACCCAGTTGGTCTTGTCCAACAAAAGTATCTGCATCATGCAGAAATGGGGTGGCAAAAGAGAAGTCATGTACACGGCCTTCAGAGCCCTGGGCCGGAGTGTGGATTATGTGCAG GTTTGTGATTCAGACACCATGCTTGACCCTGCCTCATCTGTCGAGATGGTAAAAGTTTTAGAAGAAGACCCCATGGTTGGAGGTGTCGGCGGAGATGTCCAG ATTTTAAACAAGTATGATTCCTGGATCTCCTTCCTCAGCAGTGTGAGATACTGGATGGCTTTTAACATAGAAAGGGCCTGTCAGTCTTATTTTGGATGTGTCCAATGCATTAGTGGACCTCTGGGGATGTACAGAAACTCCTTACTGCATGAATTTGTGGAAGACTGGTACAATCAAGAATTTATGGGCAGCCAATGTAGTTTTGGAGACGACAGGCATCTAACAAACCGAGTGCTGAGTCTGGGCTATGCAACAAAATACACAGCTCGGTCCAAGTGCCTTACCGAAACACCTATAGAATATCTCAGATGGTTAAACCAGCAGACCCGTTGGAGCAAGTCGTACTTCCGAGAGTGGCTGTACAATGCGATGTGGTTTCATAAACATCACTTGTGGATGACCTATGAAGCAGTTATCACTGggttcttccctttctttctcattgCCACAGTCATCCAGCTCTTCTACAGGGGTAAAATTTGGAACATCCTCCTCTTCTTGTTAACTGTCCAGTTAGTAGGTCTCATAAAATCATCTTTTGCCAGCTGCCTTAGAGGAAATATCGTCATGGTCTTCATGTCCCTCTACTCAGTGTTATACATGTCAAGTTTACTTCCTGCCAAGATGTTTGCAATCGCAACGATAAACAAAGCTGGGTGGGGCACATCTGGAAGGAAAACCATTGTTGTTAATTTCATAGGACTCATTCCAGTATCGGTTTGGTTTACAATCCTCCTTGGTGGTGTGATTTTCACCATTTATAAGGAATCTAAAAAGCCATTCTCAGAATCCAAGCAGACAGTTTTAATTGTTGGAACGTTGCTCTATGCATGCTATTGGGTCATGCTTTTGACACTGTATGTGGTTCTCATCAATAAATGTGGCCGGCGGAAGAAGGGACAACAGTATGACATGGTGCTTGATGTATGA